In the Hermetia illucens chromosome 1, iHerIll2.2.curated.20191125, whole genome shotgun sequence genome, actgttctgtgttttgtgtgttgctatataggagtagcacatagaaagtaaCTCCCACTGTCACTTGAAGGCTctaagctttcgtcaacacctgtcgtatcatcagagtacgTTGGCGtgacactatttcaaatgaagaactcgGTCGACTTACTCATACGCACTGTATTCGGAAGGCGGAAGGGTTGTGAATAGGTCGTccattaaggaagggcgaaaATTCCATTACCAGAATCCaccctcccaagatggccgacgagtgggctgTCCTAAGAACACTTAGCACAAAACAGTGGGGAAGGACTTCGAGATGCTCGGGAAGTCGTAGTGGgaactgaagggcatttcagataaccgcgaacgatggcgcgtaggtgtggttaatgTGTAaatcccaccaaggggtgaatagcaCTTGTAATGAAATAGGTGGAAATTTCTGAGTAATGAGGAAAACATCAGTTGTCCTAATTCAATGAACAGAGGTTGTAGATTTCCAACCTATCTGTCCGTCTACCTGgaggacttttctcagaaacggttcctCCTCCATTTGAAAATTAGTGGGAAGGTGGTAACTATCAACCCCCGCACATGCAGTTAGTAACATCATCGTTCTGCATTTCGTTTAAGGGacgtacaatttttttccaccgaatataatcatgtggggtatcatataAAAGCTTTCGATTATTGCTTTCCAAAGCAGGCCTGAATTCtgacatttgttgcaaaggGGGAGTGCCGGGATTACAAAGCTGTCATTATACGGTGTCTAGACTCCAAACCACCTTCCACACCgacatttgctcaaataaagttaataacagcatcCTAGAATTTGTTGGAAATCGCGACCATCAAAAAGATAAAAAGGCAAGCTTATCGCTGTTGAACAAATTTACTTCAATCTAAGGGTTTGGATGAATAgtatgacataatatatgcatataaattaACAGCTAGGAGCAATTGGGACCAATGACcactaaaaaaaatcttttacatataagaaacacacaaaacctgaagtgtccagtttCTAGCTTCCTGGCTTGTTTTAATCTATTTTAATTGTAaactatgttatgttatgtttgtAAAAAAATGCTCAACTCTCATCTAAACTCTACAAAACAAATCATCGTGTAAATAGTAATATTTTTGTTAAGTGACATATGTGGAACAGAAGTATCAAAAATCCTGTCCGCCTTCTCAAACTAGCTGGAGCACGTTGGCACAATAACTTAATTAGTGTCGCgccaaaaatgaagaggaacgattgagggaactatactgggcgggcctagaAGGAGAATGGAGCAGTCTAGGGTGCTacaaacccatgcgcacaaaggactgcttaaacctcaccaaaaacaacctccgaatcatagtgggaaatctcactggtcactgtcggctaaactatcacctaaggaagctagAGATGAAAAATGTAATTCTAAACACTTTGCGAATTTCAGTGTGTTTTTAAGAATGATTATAGCCGACGACCATCAGCGTCGACATTAACATCGGAGATTTATCAACATGACTCATTCCTAAGTAAGTCCTACTGCCCAAAATGAACGCATCGAAATATCCATGATTCACTTCTTCACACTATTGTAATTCTGACCAAAAAATAGAAGCTTTGTTTACTCTTCCTACCATAGAAAACTCACGCAGGTTGTTTTCGTTTACTTAATTTAGTTTTATCTTGACAATGAAAGCAATTATCTCCGCGACAGTGTTGATTCCCCACTGGGCCATTAAGGCAGAATCTTGGGCAATCTTATCTCAAGAACTGAATTTGCAAATGCTCACCTCTCCGCCTCATCGGCGGGTACGTGCCGATCTTTCTCCAAATCCGTCTTGTTTCCAACGATTGCGATTACAATATCGGAGCCGAGCATCTTTTTCAACTCCTTCACCCAATTCTTCACCTTCTGGAAGGAGTCCTCGTCGGTAATATCATAAACCAGAATAGCCCCATCTGACCCCCTGTAGTAAATCGGTCCCAATGCATGGAATCTGTGGAAGTGAACAAACAATGAACCAAATGTCTTATCAGAGAAACGCTTGAACTTCACCTTTCCTGGCCGGCGGTGTCCCAGATATTCAAGTGAACTCTTTGTCCGTTGAACGTGAGCTTTTTCGTCACAAACGACGCCTGCAAGCAAACAGAAAGGAACCGTAAGTACGCTGAGGTTAACACTCCATAATAGGCAGGAAGCCGGACAAGTTGCGAGGTATGCAGCACGCAGAAACCACACAACCGCAAGCTATGACATTGGCTCCATTCGAGCGAATCGATTGTCCGTAATGAACCCGAACCGCGCAACTGccttccggctaaatttcttcACTGAACCCGCCGACCCATTCCTCCAGAGAAGCAGTTTTGTGAAAAATATCAATCGCTAACACACCTGAAGTGTCGTGAAATGTTTGGGGTTGAATTTATCTTCGACGTAACGCAGAACAATCGATGTTTTTCCAACGCAGCCTTCGCCCAGAAGCACCACTTTGAAATTAAACCCGTTCGCAGACACCAGCGACATTTTctcgattttcactaaattctCGTCTCGTCACTGACACTTTGTTACACGGAGAAGCATTGCAGGCAGCGGACTCAAATTAGATGAATGCCTTGCCGAGTCAGATCGCAGATATGTTTCCTCTATCTTTTCTTTTCGCTCCACAGACGTCAGGTGGACGTCGATGACAGTTTGTGGCATTTCGGAGTAAAATTCGGAGTTATTCCCATCAGCTGTATTTGTTGATGACGATTTGTTGCGCAATAATATAATGAGAGGGGAAATTTATGGCTCATTGGTGTATGGGAAAAAATAATTGCAACAAGTTGCAAGAATATTTTAACCGTCGAAGGCTAGTCGTAATATTACTTCAATGAAATAGAAAATGCTATTTGAGAAAAAAACTGTAAACATTGAAACAAAATTCCATATTCAGCGTGCGGTAAAAAAGGTAGTACGCTTGCAACTTTAAGATAATTTGGTAACCTAATGCGTGCATACCTGGCAAGATATCCTGCAATTAACACAATCACTTAtatttccggatagctgaatggttagagcacaaggctgtcgtacggaaggtcgcgattcaaatctcactggtggcagtaggatttgtatcgtgatttgacatcggataccagtcgaccagctgtgaatgagtacctgagtcaaatcagggtaataatctcgggcgagcgtaatgctgactacattgcctcctacagtgttctgtagtgtacccttacggtcttgaatgaagtgctctaacacacttcaaggccctgatccaatatggattgttgcaccaacgattattattattatttattttttacataaaaataatTGGATAGTTTTATCTTTTGTAAAAaacacttattaaaatcgaatcagCCTCTCT is a window encoding:
- the LOC119654355 gene encoding ras-related protein Rab-21 encodes the protein MSLVSANGFNFKVVLLGEGCVGKTSIVLRYVEDKFNPKHFTTLQASFVTKKLTFNGQRVHLNIWDTAGQERFHALGPIYYRGSDGAILVYDITDEDSFQKVKNWVKELKKMLGSDIVIAIVGNKTDLEKDRHVPADEAESYSQSVGAKHFETSAKMNEGIEELFLELSTMMITNHDVKESRSNSLNRSNSIRRSNALMVDDAEDTPAEENATSTRCCGAG